A single region of the Thermotoga profunda AZM34c06 genome encodes:
- the folE2 gene encoding GTP cyclohydrolase FolE2, translating into MKDVQSQPDNRNVYLQRVGIKNLSYPVTVMDRKNGYQDTVAKINMYVDLPVEFRGTHMSRFVEVLNRYRLGIDPRLIKQMLEELRINLKASIARVEIEFPYFVLKNAPVSNQESFTKYICRIDGQKSADVYDFTVSVGVPILTLCPCSKEISERGAHNQRAIVWIHARSKRLIWFEELIEYAEKSASSPVYTILKRVDEKFVTEHAYDNPRFVEDVAREVAIKLNEDNRVLWYKVEVESFESIHDHNAYACVTKNKEESE; encoded by the coding sequence ATGAAAGATGTACAAAGCCAGCCAGATAATAGGAATGTATACCTGCAAAGAGTTGGTATAAAAAATTTGAGTTATCCTGTCACTGTGATGGACAGGAAAAATGGATATCAAGATACAGTGGCGAAAATAAACATGTATGTTGATTTACCAGTTGAATTTCGAGGGACCCACATGAGTAGGTTCGTCGAAGTTTTGAACAGATACCGCCTGGGAATAGATCCAAGACTCATAAAGCAGATGCTCGAAGAGCTTAGAATAAATTTGAAGGCAAGTATTGCGAGAGTTGAGATAGAATTTCCATACTTTGTGCTAAAAAATGCCCCTGTTTCTAATCAAGAGAGTTTTACGAAGTACATTTGTCGTATAGATGGACAAAAATCGGCTGATGTATATGACTTCACCGTATCTGTTGGCGTACCAATATTGACTTTGTGTCCGTGTTCTAAAGAAATCAGTGAAAGGGGAGCGCATAATCAAAGGGCGATTGTTTGGATCCATGCGCGCTCAAAAAGGTTGATATGGTTCGAGGAACTGATAGAATATGCAGAAAAGAGTGCAAGTTCACCAGTGTACACTATTTTAAAAAGAGTCGATGAGAAGTTCGTGACTGAACATGCTTATGACAATCCAAGATTTGTCGAGGATGTCGCAAGAGAAGTCGCAATAAAATTGAATGAAGATAACAGAGTACTATGGTATAAAGTGGAAGTTGAGAGTTTTGAATCCATACACGATCATAACGCATACGCGTGTGTTACCAAGAACAAGGAGGAGTCAGAGTGA
- the queD gene encoding 6-carboxytetrahydropterin synthase QueD encodes MFFISRDFKFDAAHKLEKYHGKCESLHGHTYKLRVTLRGEPNEEGMIIDFLELKDIVRKEILDKLDHSYLNEIIDQPTAENIARWIWNKLKIKFMDERYTLYEITVWESEDAFVTYRGE; translated from the coding sequence ATGTTTTTTATATCAAGAGATTTCAAATTTGATGCCGCGCACAAGCTTGAGAAATACCATGGAAAGTGTGAATCACTCCACGGTCATACTTACAAATTAAGAGTAACTCTTCGCGGTGAGCCTAATGAAGAAGGTATGATCATAGACTTTCTTGAACTAAAAGACATTGTAAGAAAGGAGATTCTTGATAAACTTGATCACAGTTATCTTAATGAAATTATCGATCAGCCAACGGCTGAAAACATAGCAAGATGGATCTGGAATAAATTAAAGATCAAATTTATGGATGAGAGATACACGCTTTATGAGATAACTGTTTGGGAAAGTGAAGACGCTTTTGTGACCTATAGAGGTGAATGA
- a CDS encoding Mrp/NBP35 family ATP-binding protein, whose product MEQKDRFVQIKERQKRIEENLSKIDHKIAVLSGKGGVGKTTVAVNLAVALAEEGFEVGLADLDIHGPNVARMLGLMDEPMMQNGFIVPMKYLTNLKVLSMAMLLEDGQPIVWRGPLKHTVIQQFLGDTDWGKLDFLIFDLPPGTGDEALSLFQMVKLDGTLIVTTPQRVAVDDVQRAINFVNEMGQTVLGFVTNMSYLICPNCGTKIKPFGEGVVNELSEVTGVKCLGEIPMDPVVAQYSDAGKPVVSFLRGSEAEKSFRSLVANVLSSIGG is encoded by the coding sequence ATGGAGCAAAAGGATAGATTTGTGCAAATTAAAGAAAGGCAAAAAAGGATTGAGGAAAATCTATCAAAAATCGACCACAAGATTGCAGTTCTCAGTGGAAAAGGTGGCGTTGGCAAGACAACGGTCGCGGTGAACTTAGCAGTTGCACTTGCGGAAGAAGGTTTTGAAGTTGGCTTAGCTGATCTGGATATACATGGTCCAAATGTTGCTCGAATGCTTGGTTTAATGGATGAACCAATGATGCAAAATGGATTCATTGTTCCTATGAAATATCTGACCAATTTGAAAGTTCTTTCGATGGCGATGTTGCTCGAGGATGGACAGCCAATTGTATGGAGAGGACCTTTGAAACATACCGTTATTCAACAATTCCTCGGCGATACTGACTGGGGAAAACTCGATTTTCTCATATTCGATTTGCCACCGGGAACTGGAGATGAGGCACTTAGTCTTTTTCAGATGGTAAAGCTCGATGGAACTTTGATAGTTACCACACCACAACGTGTTGCCGTTGACGATGTTCAAAGAGCCATAAATTTTGTCAATGAAATGGGACAAACGGTACTTGGATTTGTGACCAATATGTCTTATTTGATCTGCCCCAATTGTGGTACTAAAATAAAACCCTTTGGTGAAGGCGTCGTGAACGAACTGTCAGAAGTGACGGGTGTAAAGTGCTTAGGCGAGATACCAATGGATCCTGTGGTAGCTCAATACTCAGATGCAGGTAAACCAGTTGTTTCTTTTCTCAGAGGTTCGGAAGCCGAAAAAAGTTTCAGATCACTTGTTGCAAACGTTCTCTCGTCAATTGGGGGCTGA
- a CDS encoding MFS transporter, with protein sequence MSDFYVSFLTPLAPYFMQKYHADTRQIALFITAISFISSIFQIFFGTLSDKIESRFKFIYILTTITVLFISVIEFAPNIFVLFLFFIIAFFANSAFHPMGAAAAHSLSVKSMPFFVAAGTLGTAVGPIFVTIFSSKIGLKFLWLVGLPVLIILAFMIKSEPPLSHIRTNTESVKINSKQKKILFDLWLLVTARTLVMSIGHLYAPIMSTQKGFSLVFGGTLLSIGVAIGVFTTMLGSWLSNKFGNLITNLISFLGMGIALLIFVRASDMITLLIGYVLIDGFGYLTMSSNLSQAQIALPNHTSFASSVVMGFAWACGTGLRVFMILPFGDNIGVIIYLTILISLLMAFIVFLKGRKACFLRNKKA encoded by the coding sequence GTGTCTGATTTTTATGTTTCCTTTTTAACACCTCTTGCACCATATTTTATGCAAAAATATCACGCGGACACGAGGCAGATTGCTTTATTTATCACCGCAATCTCTTTTATTTCGTCCATCTTCCAGATATTTTTTGGTACTCTATCTGATAAAATCGAGAGTAGATTCAAATTCATATACATCCTGACAACTATAACGGTTTTGTTCATAAGTGTGATTGAATTTGCACCAAATATTTTTGTGTTATTCCTTTTTTTCATAATAGCTTTCTTTGCCAACTCTGCATTTCATCCAATGGGTGCAGCTGCTGCCCATAGTTTGTCTGTAAAATCGATGCCATTTTTTGTCGCTGCGGGAACCCTTGGCACTGCTGTTGGGCCTATTTTCGTGACAATTTTCTCTTCAAAAATAGGTCTCAAATTTTTATGGTTAGTCGGCTTACCTGTACTGATCATATTAGCATTCATGATAAAATCAGAACCACCACTCAGCCATATACGAACCAATACTGAATCTGTGAAGATCAATTCAAAACAGAAGAAGATATTATTCGATTTATGGCTCTTAGTTACTGCGAGAACTCTGGTTATGTCTATTGGCCATCTTTACGCACCTATTATGTCTACACAGAAAGGCTTTTCGCTCGTCTTTGGAGGCACCTTACTTTCAATAGGTGTAGCGATTGGAGTTTTTACAACGATGTTAGGATCCTGGCTTAGTAATAAGTTTGGTAATCTCATTACAAACCTTATCAGCTTTCTTGGAATGGGTATCGCACTTTTGATTTTCGTTCGCGCATCAGATATGATAACCTTGTTGATCGGTTATGTCTTGATAGATGGATTTGGTTATTTGACCATGTCATCAAATCTTTCACAAGCTCAAATAGCTTTACCCAATCATACATCTTTTGCTTCATCTGTGGTTATGGGATTTGCTTGGGCTTGTGGTACTGGACTTAGAGTTTTTATGATCCTTCCTTTTGGGGATAATATTGGTGTGATAATTTACTTGACGATATTGATATCGCTTTTGATGGCTTTTATTGTATTCTTAAAGGGGCGAAAAGCATGTTTTTTGCGGAACAAAAAAGCATAG
- a CDS encoding AI-2E family transporter, whose translation MFFAEQKSIEPRKLAMYFTLAYTAVFVTLCLLYKNFFNTILFTFISVMVVDAVAGLVTKIFRISKKLSVIISIVICFSVFIWSLVTIIPSAFTQFTSFYTLITDIIEKRTWEQYIQNNEQLLKMLNGIVDFIKPSINQLGNYLIRTVASQIPGALVVLFFTIIGIIYVSLYSGKIVKIIPLVYPKKCREYVDNFVKELKVNMRRFIGVITLNAIIVGLAFFALFRFMNIPYAPLVAFWAFLTNFIPIVGVFFEFIPIFLFSLSLGLQGMLWVVFFSIVIHLGVFILFFEIMKGYAKVNPVVMIFSILLTGEIFGPVGVFFGVPAAVFVIIFYKQFVSPQFERD comes from the coding sequence ATGTTTTTTGCGGAACAAAAAAGCATAGAACCCAGGAAATTAGCCATGTATTTTACATTAGCTTACACGGCAGTTTTTGTAACCTTATGCCTGTTGTACAAGAATTTCTTCAATACCATCTTATTCACGTTTATTTCAGTTATGGTTGTAGATGCAGTTGCTGGACTTGTAACGAAGATTTTCAGGATTTCTAAGAAATTGTCAGTCATTATCTCAATTGTGATTTGCTTTTCGGTGTTTATTTGGAGTTTGGTGACGATTATCCCAAGTGCCTTCACGCAATTTACCAGTTTCTACACATTGATTACGGACATAATTGAAAAAAGAACATGGGAACAATATATACAGAATAATGAGCAATTATTGAAGATGCTGAACGGCATAGTTGACTTCATAAAACCGAGTATTAATCAACTTGGAAATTATTTAATAAGAACTGTTGCATCACAAATCCCTGGAGCGCTCGTTGTATTGTTTTTTACAATAATCGGTATCATCTATGTTTCTTTGTATTCAGGCAAAATAGTCAAAATCATTCCGCTTGTGTATCCAAAGAAGTGTAGAGAATACGTTGATAACTTTGTAAAAGAGCTGAAAGTTAATATGCGCCGATTCATAGGAGTTATAACATTGAATGCAATTATAGTAGGTCTTGCTTTTTTTGCATTGTTCAGATTTATGAACATACCTTATGCCCCATTGGTAGCCTTCTGGGCTTTTTTGACAAATTTCATACCAATTGTTGGTGTTTTCTTTGAGTTCATTCCCATATTCTTGTTTTCTCTTTCTTTGGGATTACAAGGTATGTTATGGGTCGTATTTTTCTCAATAGTCATACATCTTGGCGTTTTTATACTATTCTTTGAAATTATGAAGGGGTACGCCAAGGTTAATCCCGTTGTGATGATTTTCTCAATACTACTTACAGGCGAAATTTTTGGACCAGTTGGTGTATTTTTTGGCGTACCGGCAGCAGTCTTTGTAATCATCTTTTATAAACAATTTGTTTCTCCACAGTTTGAAAGGGACTGA
- a CDS encoding tetratricopeptide repeat protein has product MKHVTLIFLFLCVFLFAGTIDKIGKDPEESWVELIDLIKKNPDSQLISSEGPRISAKRRLIACSELLKQSIVNENFDQFTNDMHNCLDLQTDLMKEVILIFPQLEDHIRKFENGDFEKVMIIKSFWKIGLRIVAPKGFGKWLVQNFLKDPYLLDWNLVGLIKSFKNPSEISQEIVETCLSYQNEESLFPSLYRLFEIANQLGKSPPVDFASQLGAYIDLLNTINKLEPSRMTSSELSKIVVQFDQLSLPKEEIRKRLLFLIESAKKIGVKFDHIESKDKYISSSLRQISVVTSKNNPFLIFIITTMVICLVILSVDRIRLNLLIILGMKKAAVKTCKRILLRKPSDLRVRSKLAMLYEQLGDINQAIKEYQCIKDLSKMLKSQNENND; this is encoded by the coding sequence ATGAAACATGTTACTCTAATCTTTCTTTTTTTGTGTGTTTTTCTATTTGCGGGAACGATTGACAAAATAGGTAAGGATCCTGAAGAGAGCTGGGTTGAGTTGATAGACCTAATCAAGAAAAATCCAGATTCTCAATTGATTTCCTCTGAAGGACCTCGGATATCAGCTAAGAGGCGCCTTATCGCATGTTCTGAATTATTGAAACAATCGATTGTGAATGAAAACTTTGATCAATTTACCAACGATATGCACAACTGCTTGGATCTTCAAACAGATCTTATGAAAGAAGTCATATTGATTTTTCCTCAACTCGAAGACCATATTAGAAAATTCGAGAATGGTGATTTCGAAAAGGTAATGATCATAAAAAGTTTTTGGAAGATAGGATTACGTATTGTTGCTCCAAAGGGTTTTGGAAAATGGTTAGTGCAAAATTTTCTGAAAGATCCCTATTTGCTTGATTGGAATTTGGTGGGATTGATAAAGAGTTTTAAAAATCCCTCAGAAATTTCTCAAGAGATAGTTGAGACTTGTCTTTCATATCAAAATGAAGAATCACTTTTTCCATCACTGTATAGACTCTTTGAAATAGCAAACCAACTTGGAAAAAGTCCTCCTGTAGATTTTGCCTCCCAGTTGGGAGCTTATATAGATCTATTGAATACAATAAACAAACTTGAACCATCTCGGATGACTTCGTCGGAATTGTCTAAGATTGTTGTACAATTTGATCAATTGTCATTGCCAAAAGAAGAAATCAGAAAAAGATTGCTGTTTTTGATAGAAAGTGCAAAAAAGATAGGTGTGAAATTTGACCACATCGAATCAAAAGATAAATACATTAGCAGCTCTCTACGGCAAATTAGTGTTGTTACCAGTAAGAATAATCCTTTTTTGATTTTCATTATCACAACGATGGTGATCTGTTTGGTTATTTTGTCAGTGGATAGAATCAGACTGAATCTACTAATCATACTTGGAATGAAAAAAGCAGCTGTTAAGACATGCAAGAGAATTCTTTTAAGGAAACCTTCTGACCTGAGAGTTCGATCTAAACTGGCTATGCTTTATGAGCAACTCGGTGATATAAACCAAGCGATAAAAGAATATCAATGTATAAAAGATCTTAGTAAAATGCTAAAATCGCAAAACGAGAACAACGATTGA
- a CDS encoding MATE family efflux transporter has product MKYSLLKEYLTKNQAREIRRELLSLGLPSMAENAMQMLLGLVDTAFLGHLSWQAMSGASLANQVFFIFQIILIAASTGVTVLISNAIGAKNQEMISKSLWNGVYLATIWGLLMMIFTPAVPVILRIFPNVDQKVYEMSVDYLRVILLGILTMSLMGTLGAALRGSGDTKTPMIVAAISNSLNIFLDYAMIFGKFSFPRLEAKGAALATVISRLVGVVLLFIAIFNDYDLHARDKKGRKFDLKTIKNILSVGLPTAGENMLFSTGLLLFANILLLAGSKTYAAHRVGINIESISFMPGMGISVAITALVGRYNGRGDLRKVAGIVRQGWILTSIFQITVGLFIFLFPKLLISLFTNDLEIITMAELPVRFIGLVQAFLAIDYSMNGALRGTGNTSFPMITVALAMWFIRLPVGYFLVAYLKWGLLGAWTGMIADIIFRSLTKLIFYLTGKWEKTARKTALKVNARIADASQQDS; this is encoded by the coding sequence TTGAAATACTCTTTACTAAAAGAATATCTCACAAAGAATCAGGCAAGAGAAATCAGAAGAGAACTTTTGTCTCTGGGTTTACCATCTATGGCTGAAAATGCCATGCAAATGCTTCTTGGTTTAGTAGACACAGCTTTTCTTGGTCATCTTTCATGGCAAGCAATGAGCGGTGCCTCTCTTGCAAATCAGGTGTTCTTTATATTTCAGATCATTCTCATAGCTGCATCAACTGGCGTGACTGTATTGATATCAAATGCCATAGGTGCAAAAAACCAAGAAATGATATCAAAATCATTGTGGAATGGCGTATATCTTGCGACTATCTGGGGATTATTGATGATGATTTTTACCCCTGCAGTACCAGTTATCTTGAGAATTTTTCCGAATGTGGATCAAAAGGTGTATGAAATGAGTGTTGATTATTTGAGGGTGATATTGCTTGGGATACTCACGATGTCACTGATGGGAACTCTTGGCGCGGCTCTAAGAGGTTCAGGAGATACTAAAACTCCCATGATAGTCGCGGCAATCTCAAATAGCCTAAATATCTTTCTTGATTATGCCATGATTTTTGGAAAATTCAGCTTTCCAAGGCTTGAAGCGAAAGGTGCAGCACTTGCAACAGTGATATCACGTTTAGTCGGTGTTGTTTTGTTGTTCATAGCCATTTTCAACGATTATGATCTTCACGCACGTGATAAAAAAGGCAGAAAATTCGATTTGAAAACGATTAAAAACATACTGAGTGTCGGTCTACCAACCGCTGGCGAGAATATGTTATTTTCCACTGGTTTACTTCTTTTCGCAAATATACTACTTTTAGCCGGATCGAAGACTTATGCGGCTCATAGGGTTGGTATAAACATCGAATCGATTTCGTTCATGCCAGGAATGGGAATCTCTGTGGCGATAACGGCACTCGTTGGACGATATAACGGTAGAGGCGATTTAAGAAAAGTTGCCGGAATAGTTCGTCAAGGTTGGATTCTCACATCGATTTTCCAGATAACAGTTGGGCTATTTATCTTTTTGTTTCCAAAATTGTTGATAAGTTTATTCACAAATGATTTAGAGATAATAACCATGGCTGAATTACCTGTTAGATTCATAGGCTTAGTCCAAGCCTTTTTAGCAATTGACTATTCGATGAATGGTGCTTTGAGGGGCACGGGAAACACATCTTTTCCAATGATCACCGTTGCTCTTGCTATGTGGTTTATCAGATTACCTGTTGGCTATTTTCTCGTTGCTTACCTCAAATGGGGACTACTTGGGGCATGGACCGGTATGATAGCAGATATAATATTTCGAAGTCTCACAAAACTGATATTCTATCTAACCGGTAAATGGGAGAAGACTGCGAGAAAAACCGCACTCAAAGTTAATGCGAGAATTGCTGATGCCTCGCAACAAGATAGTTAA
- a CDS encoding class I SAM-dependent methyltransferase, protein MSGYYSTKDQQLRIKTDFNADRILVICTGGDDLFTKVLKQKVVLVTPNEELIKSADPKSLRIIMNPLKLSFAPESFDMIICFFTFFYLPRYKAIFENINQVLKRWGRLLVWDVTIPKKAGHKSFFAVPVLIDTGLEVIKTVHVTKWKYEQNAGLIKKIARESGFKLLNEESYDQIFHLEFSKITEAKK, encoded by the coding sequence ATGAGTGGTTACTACAGCACCAAAGATCAACAACTAAGAATTAAAACAGATTTTAATGCCGACAGAATTCTTGTCATATGTACTGGCGGAGATGATCTGTTCACAAAAGTTTTGAAACAAAAGGTTGTTCTTGTCACACCAAATGAAGAACTAATAAAGAGTGCAGATCCAAAGTCTTTGAGGATTATCATGAATCCACTCAAATTGTCTTTTGCTCCTGAATCATTTGACATGATCATTTGCTTTTTCACCTTTTTCTATCTCCCGAGATACAAGGCAATTTTTGAGAACATAAATCAAGTTTTAAAAAGATGGGGAAGGTTGTTGGTATGGGATGTGACTATTCCAAAGAAGGCTGGTCATAAAAGCTTTTTTGCTGTCCCTGTTTTGATCGACACCGGTCTTGAGGTGATAAAAACTGTACACGTGACAAAATGGAAATACGAACAGAATGCCGGATTAATAAAGAAAATAGCGCGTGAAAGTGGGTTTAAACTTCTCAATGAAGAATCTTACGATCAGATCTTTCATCTTGAATTTTCAAAGATAACGGAGGCCAAAAAGTGA
- a CDS encoding FliI/YscN family ATPase produces the protein MSDPLEILEILKSKIEKEDFFKINGKISRIVGLTVESIGPDAFLGETCRLKLNDKQPLCEVVGFRDGRVLLMPLEDLSGAKHGTIIYRTGKRLDVPVSDEMKGRVLDGLGRSIDGKPLLAKHRYPLINTAPHPLKRSRIVKPLPVGVRAIDGFITIGKGQRIGIFAGSGVGKSTLLGMIARNTVADVNVIALIGERGREVREFIEKDLASGIEKSVVVVSTSDQPALMRAKALYTATSIAEYFRDRGFDVLLMVDSLTRWAMAQREIGLAIGEPPTARGYPPSVFAGIPGILERAGNSDKGSITAIYTVLVEADDFNEPISDTVRSVVDGHIMLSRRLAELNHYPAIDVLASISRLMIDIVSKDHLEANKKLRSLMAVYYEAKDLIDVGAYRPGSNPQIDKAIKMIDSINAFLKQGIDEKPTYDQTINQLLKLSNMV, from the coding sequence ATGAGCGATCCTCTTGAGATTCTGGAAATTCTCAAGAGCAAGATCGAAAAAGAGGATTTTTTTAAAATCAATGGTAAGATAAGCCGCATAGTCGGACTGACCGTTGAATCGATCGGTCCAGATGCATTTCTCGGAGAAACATGTAGGTTGAAACTGAATGATAAACAGCCGCTTTGTGAAGTTGTGGGTTTTAGGGATGGAAGGGTTCTTCTCATGCCACTTGAGGATTTGTCTGGTGCAAAGCATGGAACAATAATTTATAGAACAGGGAAACGTTTAGATGTACCAGTCTCTGATGAAATGAAAGGTAGAGTTCTCGATGGCCTTGGAAGGTCGATCGATGGAAAACCATTGTTGGCAAAACATAGATATCCACTGATAAATACTGCCCCGCATCCTTTGAAAAGGTCCAGAATTGTTAAACCACTACCGGTGGGTGTCCGTGCTATAGACGGTTTTATAACTATAGGTAAGGGACAGAGAATTGGGATATTTGCGGGAAGTGGTGTTGGAAAGAGCACACTCCTTGGTATGATAGCGAGAAATACTGTAGCTGATGTGAACGTGATTGCGTTGATAGGAGAAAGAGGCAGAGAAGTTAGAGAGTTCATAGAGAAAGACCTTGCAAGTGGCATCGAAAAATCAGTAGTGGTGGTCTCGACATCGGATCAGCCTGCATTGATGAGAGCAAAAGCTCTGTACACGGCAACAAGTATTGCTGAATATTTTCGTGATAGGGGTTTCGATGTACTTTTAATGGTAGATTCTCTGACACGCTGGGCTATGGCTCAGAGAGAAATAGGCCTTGCAATAGGAGAACCCCCAACTGCAAGAGGGTATCCACCCAGCGTTTTCGCGGGTATACCGGGTATCTTGGAAAGAGCTGGAAACTCAGATAAGGGAAGTATCACAGCTATATACACAGTTCTTGTCGAAGCTGACGATTTCAACGAACCAATCTCTGATACAGTCAGAAGTGTCGTAGACGGTCATATAATGCTTTCCAGGAGACTGGCGGAGTTGAATCATTATCCGGCAATAGACGTTCTTGCAAGTATTAGCAGATTGATGATAGATATAGTGAGTAAAGATCATTTGGAAGCAAACAAAAAACTACGCAGCCTGATGGCAGTTTATTACGAGGCTAAAGATCTAATAGATGTGGGTGCATATAGACCTGGGTCAAACCCACAGATAGATAAGGCAATAAAAATGATAGATTCTATAAACGCCTTTCTCAAGCAAGGAATAGATGAAAAACCAACGTACGACCAGACAATAAACCAGCTTTTGAAGCTTTCAAATATGGTATGA
- a CDS encoding FliH/SctL family protein — translation MIIKKRQLFIDSPYVLSKTETIQDPIELLKKAEQELQNAQQQADQIINNARIKAQEIIEKAKKESEDILEKARKESLAVQNHIKATIQTLEKISGEFQKQLKSKIKDISNEMTDIVHILIKKISYREIDKIDYQKKIENILTKIIGMKSIKITMSANDFEKFPQLVEQFKSIGAEVIKSTTLKSGDIIIDTEIGVIDGTNQYVTEVMDQLLEEVFGHERSS, via the coding sequence GTGATCATAAAAAAGCGCCAACTTTTTATAGACAGTCCCTACGTACTCAGCAAAACAGAAACGATCCAAGATCCTATAGAACTTCTCAAAAAAGCCGAGCAAGAGCTTCAAAATGCTCAGCAGCAAGCCGATCAAATAATTAACAATGCACGAATAAAAGCTCAAGAGATTATTGAAAAAGCAAAGAAAGAATCTGAAGATATTCTGGAGAAAGCAAGAAAAGAGTCTCTGGCTGTACAAAATCATATTAAAGCTACTATCCAAACACTTGAAAAAATTTCCGGAGAATTCCAAAAACAATTGAAATCAAAGATCAAAGATATTTCTAACGAAATGACAGATATTGTACATATATTGATAAAAAAGATATCTTACAGAGAGATAGATAAAATAGACTACCAGAAAAAAATTGAAAATATCTTGACTAAGATCATAGGTATGAAGAGTATCAAAATCACTATGAGCGCGAATGATTTTGAAAAGTTTCCTCAACTCGTTGAGCAGTTTAAATCTATTGGAGCAGAGGTTATCAAATCGACAACCTTGAAATCTGGAGACATAATCATAGACACAGAAATCGGTGTCATAGATGGTACGAACCAGTATGTAACTGAGGTCATGGACCAGTTACTTGAGGAGGTCTTTGGGCATGAGCGATCCTCTTGA
- the fliG gene encoding flagellar motor switch protein FliG has product MAEKKTISGRRKAAVLLVMLGPEKAASVLKHLDEADVEQLTVEIANVGKISDEEKKSVLSEFQEIARAREMISQGGIDYAKEVLQKAFGPEKAMKIIERLISNLQVKPFDFLRQTDPLQLVNFLQSEHPQTVALILSYLEPQLAGRILASLSDDLQVEVVKRIALLERSSPDVIREIEKNLERKLSGFVSQSFSQVGGVNTAAEIMNSLDRSSEKKIMEKLGYDSPELAEEIRRRMFVFEDLIKLDDRSVQLILREVETKDLALALKGASEEVKEKIFKNISKRAAQLLQDELEYMGPVRIKDVEEAQQKIINVVRRLEEAGEIIIAKGGGEELIV; this is encoded by the coding sequence ATGGCTGAGAAAAAAACCATCAGTGGAAGGAGAAAAGCCGCAGTCCTCCTTGTCATGTTGGGACCAGAGAAGGCTGCATCTGTGTTGAAACACCTTGATGAAGCCGATGTTGAACAATTAACAGTTGAGATAGCCAATGTTGGGAAGATATCCGACGAGGAAAAAAAGTCTGTTCTTTCTGAATTTCAGGAAATTGCCCGTGCAAGAGAGATGATCTCACAGGGTGGTATTGATTACGCAAAAGAGGTTTTACAAAAGGCTTTCGGACCAGAAAAAGCCATGAAGATCATAGAGAGATTGATCTCCAACCTTCAAGTCAAACCATTTGACTTTCTCAGACAGACTGATCCTTTACAACTTGTCAACTTTCTACAAAGTGAACATCCTCAAACAGTAGCTCTGATTTTGAGCTATCTAGAACCACAACTCGCCGGAAGAATCTTGGCATCACTTTCTGATGATCTTCAAGTAGAAGTTGTAAAAAGAATAGCCCTATTGGAACGTTCTTCACCCGATGTCATAAGAGAGATTGAAAAAAATTTGGAAAGGAAATTGTCGGGATTTGTCAGTCAGAGTTTCAGCCAAGTTGGTGGTGTCAATACAGCAGCTGAAATCATGAATAGCTTAGATCGATCGTCGGAGAAGAAAATAATGGAGAAACTCGGTTATGATTCACCTGAGTTGGCTGAGGAAATCAGGCGCAGAATGTTTGTCTTCGAAGATTTGATAAAACTCGACGATAGGTCGGTGCAATTAATCTTGCGCGAAGTGGAAACTAAAGATTTGGCTTTGGCTCTCAAAGGAGCTTCAGAAGAAGTCAAAGAGAAAATATTCAAAAACATCTCAAAAAGAGCTGCTCAGCTACTTCAGGATGAACTTGAGTACATGGGACCAGTGAGAATAAAAGATGTTGAGGAGGCTCAGCAAAAGATCATTAATGTTGTGAGAAGACTTGAAGAGGCCGGTGAAATAATCATTGCCAAGGGTGGTGGCGAGGAGCTGATCGTGTGA